A stretch of the Balneola vulgaris DSM 17893 genome encodes the following:
- a CDS encoding T9SS type A sorting domain-containing protein, whose product MGSPLLLKALFKTQHIAPFLLVLLFASVTTAQSVLIPGDVVVVSANAQDNTLELVPLIDLEKNSTLYLNNGIWNQEEQVFTDGEEIEVVFRSSIAAGTPIIIGEQSNSEAVLTSGFFKLSEKTERVFLYQKDDQIHRFLFGIGWGEPLQDFYGSEIPKVLAENPRTILALGTADNYQYFIRHGASGTADMLLSFVGNRGNWRGNNERSYVGFGTTFNLLKPPVILFDQNLSTAKETDKKATLNVAIYEHDGSKLTVDVVFDSTNSSISREEIKNYFTTEVNFTGLVGNAVYEIEVPLENDDEYEGVESGIFMLRNLSHGQFGDYISHTVLVTDDEIPTMKMEVVEDRDRSVLLLHNLERKAINISNWDIVNGDHHFVIPKNSILEIGETLLVFEEGNADLQALSNIYFELDDTDRGLIYDEGTIQLINSNSKRVSSVRLRSNKDERQEIQSASKEILANNTTNQSTPDLNSSASASSFFSPGWRVLTAEQLKELSNVNDFYTWDQTRGKFVSLSDNNQSLSDGDFGIGYLSEEFSSKLNTDKAKQVLNENLELKLSTTDRNSDGIITELEGLNYVVNNSNKAISVQWLQSQLKEELGLNYTPQVFISTSNFNGIKSLHNNDVIASNRAFWIGLNENIEAQTLRLSVDGLNNSTVTEVVEDMRGFSLLLNDGRNSASVEILFTDNDEVSANVESIALYKDLYVNSFRGLALTMNPNLKHYEKFHVSTSLSNVVNLPLKMISTEEGEFTLSVQQWEDIPTGWVIVLEDMETDRVYELTSDWDVDFDYFNENSSNTQESSFPSTEDRFRIKVIPESLVATEGVEDIPTDIELYQNYPNPFNPTTNISFYLLETSEVKLSVFNIVGQPVATLVQTTLSQGEHSVEWDATDMPSGMYIYQLEVGNKVMTRKMTLVK is encoded by the coding sequence ATGGGCTCACCGCTACTATTAAAAGCACTCTTTAAAACCCAACATATCGCCCCTTTCCTGCTCGTATTGCTGTTTGCAAGTGTTACAACTGCACAATCAGTACTTATACCTGGCGATGTTGTGGTAGTGTCAGCGAACGCTCAAGACAATACTCTTGAGCTTGTTCCTTTGATTGATCTGGAGAAGAATTCAACGTTGTATTTGAATAACGGTATCTGGAATCAAGAAGAGCAAGTGTTTACTGATGGTGAAGAGATTGAAGTGGTGTTTCGCTCATCTATTGCCGCAGGTACGCCTATCATTATTGGTGAACAAAGTAATTCAGAAGCGGTATTAACCTCCGGCTTTTTCAAGCTATCTGAAAAAACAGAGAGAGTATTTCTGTACCAAAAAGATGACCAAATTCATCGTTTCTTATTCGGGATTGGATGGGGGGAGCCTTTACAAGATTTTTATGGATCTGAAATCCCTAAGGTACTCGCCGAGAATCCTAGAACTATACTAGCTTTAGGTACAGCAGATAATTACCAGTATTTCATTCGTCATGGCGCCAGTGGTACAGCAGATATGTTACTAAGCTTTGTTGGTAACAGAGGAAATTGGAGAGGAAACAACGAAAGAAGTTATGTTGGCTTTGGAACTACATTCAATTTATTGAAGCCACCAGTTATTCTATTTGATCAGAACCTATCAACAGCTAAAGAAACCGATAAAAAAGCGACTCTAAACGTTGCTATCTACGAACACGATGGGTCTAAACTCACAGTAGATGTAGTATTTGATTCAACCAATAGCTCAATCAGTAGAGAAGAAATTAAAAACTATTTCACAACAGAAGTGAATTTCACAGGTTTGGTGGGCAATGCGGTTTATGAAATAGAAGTGCCTCTAGAAAATGATGATGAGTACGAAGGAGTGGAAAGTGGCATTTTCATGCTTAGAAATCTAAGTCATGGTCAGTTCGGAGATTATATAAGCCATACAGTATTAGTTACGGATGATGAAATTCCTACTATGAAGATGGAAGTGGTTGAAGACCGAGATCGATCCGTGCTATTGTTACATAACCTCGAGCGAAAAGCGATTAATATTTCAAATTGGGATATCGTTAATGGCGATCATCACTTTGTGATTCCAAAAAATAGCATCCTTGAAATCGGGGAAACGCTTCTGGTATTTGAAGAAGGTAATGCAGACTTGCAAGCCCTTTCAAATATCTACTTTGAGCTTGATGATACAGACAGAGGGCTGATTTATGATGAGGGTACCATCCAGCTTATTAATTCAAATAGTAAGCGTGTTAGCAGTGTAAGGCTTCGATCAAATAAAGATGAGAGGCAAGAAATTCAATCCGCCAGTAAAGAAATTTTAGCGAACAACACTACGAATCAATCAACTCCTGATTTAAATAGCTCGGCAAGTGCATCTAGTTTCTTCAGTCCGGGCTGGAGAGTGTTAACTGCTGAGCAATTGAAAGAGTTAAGTAATGTGAATGATTTTTATACATGGGATCAGACTCGAGGGAAGTTTGTCTCACTCTCTGATAATAACCAATCTTTAAGTGATGGAGACTTTGGGATTGGTTATTTATCGGAAGAATTTAGTTCGAAGCTGAATACTGATAAAGCGAAGCAGGTTTTAAATGAGAACTTGGAACTTAAGCTTTCAACAACGGATAGAAATAGTGACGGAATAATCACTGAACTTGAAGGGTTGAATTATGTGGTAAATAATTCAAATAAGGCTATATCAGTTCAATGGTTACAATCTCAATTGAAAGAAGAATTAGGTCTTAATTACACACCACAAGTGTTTATCAGTACATCAAATTTTAATGGCATAAAATCTTTGCATAACAATGATGTAATTGCTTCAAATCGTGCTTTTTGGATCGGTTTAAATGAAAATATTGAAGCTCAAACATTAAGGCTAAGTGTAGATGGGCTAAATAATTCTACGGTAACTGAAGTAGTAGAGGATATGCGTGGGTTTAGCTTACTGCTAAACGATGGGCGGAATAGTGCATCAGTAGAAATACTATTTACAGATAATGATGAAGTATCTGCGAATGTAGAATCTATCGCATTATATAAAGACCTCTATGTAAACTCATTTAGAGGCTTAGCCTTGACCATGAATCCGAATTTGAAACACTACGAGAAGTTCCATGTATCGACCTCGTTGTCTAATGTTGTGAATTTACCTTTGAAAATGATTTCAACAGAAGAAGGAGAGTTTACCCTGAGTGTGCAGCAATGGGAGGATATCCCAACGGGTTGGGTGATAGTGTTAGAGGACATGGAAACAGATAGAGTTTACGAGCTGACAAGTGATTGGGATGTGGATTTCGATTATTTCAATGAAAATTCTTCGAATACGCAAGAATCAAGTTTCCCTTCAACAGAGGATAGATTTAGAATTAAAGTAATCCCAGAGTCTCTTGTAGCTACTGAAGGCGTTGAGGATATTCCTACGGATATTGAGTTATACCAGAATTATCCGAATCCTTTTAATCCAACTACCAATATTTCATTTTATTTACTGGAGACGAGCGAAGTTAAGCTCTCCGTGTTCAATATAGTGGGACAGCCTGTTGCCACTCTTGTCCAAACTACCCTATCACAGGGGGAACATTCAGTGGAATGGGATGCAACGGATATGCCGAGTGGAATGTATATATATCAACTCGAGGTAGGTAACAAGGTTATGACAAGAAAAATGACCTTAGTTAAATAA
- a CDS encoding efflux RND transporter permease subunit, giving the protein MKLIDFSVKRKVTISMFTVAILLFGIVSLTRLNVNLLPDLSYPTLTIRTEFEGAAPLEVENLISKPIEEAVGVVKGVKLVRSISRPGQSDVVLEFDWGTNMDIANLDVISKLDAIQLPLQAKKPVTLRFDPTLDPIIRYAIYYEGASPDKNTPVQLTSAQDIDDPSTIARLKQLRILSDELIKKNLEASLGVASVKISGGLEDEIQVNIDQQRLAYLNIPIESINQILAAENVNLSGGRLQEGTQQYLVRTLNEFQDVDQIRNVVITRRANNTIYLKDIAEVRQGYKEREAITRLDGREAVEIAIYKEGDANTVAVAESVEERIESIRNDLPTGYKLEKIYDQSIFIASAVNEVKNAGIIGGILAVLVLYFFLRSFWTTVIISVSIPVSIIATFNLMYSNDITLNIMSLGGIALGIGMLVDNSIVVLENIARHVEMGKSKLQAARDGASEVGTAVIASTLTTVAVFFPLVFVDGIAGQLFRDQALTVTFSLIASLIVAVTLIPMMSSLGDKDEDVEPLDLKKPKTELGNTLRNVRMNAFYIAPTQITKLIRKLFLGIGKLFGLILSPFVWLFDEFYKLTEKVYLKLLNSALHHKAIVLLIAVGTFAGSILLVPKIGIELIPQLSQGEFKVEFKLPPGTPIEQTDAALKSVQLATRSKDNVNSTFAVAGTGNRMDANPDQGGENWGELNVLLTSGSNSDAEESVMDAMRSSLQQVPGLQYKFARPSLFSFKTPVEVEISGYDIDKLKQVSDELARKMNKDDRFADVKNTMEMGSPELQILFDRDRAAALGLQVNEVAQRIVNNVRGDIATRYSWRDRKIDVLVRAREEDRSSIQEINELIINPNAERPIPLSAIAEVKVTNGPGEIRRINQQRVALITANLNYGDLGEAANTVESIISETTMPTGIFARVAGQNQEMDESFKSLLFALSLAVFLVYLVMASQFESLLHPFIILFTIPLALVGAILALFITGTTISVVVFIGLILLAGIVVNNAIVLIDLINQLRERGLDKYEAIMEGGKSRLRPILMTTLTTTLGLLPLAIGFGDGAELRAPMGITVIGGLLVSTLLTLVVIPVMYSIMDRKNYVTKSEISKG; this is encoded by the coding sequence ATGAAACTCATAGATTTCTCCGTTAAAAGAAAAGTAACGATTTCGATGTTTACAGTAGCCATACTGTTGTTTGGAATCGTATCTCTTACACGCTTGAATGTAAACCTACTACCTGATCTCAGCTATCCTACCCTTACTATTCGCACTGAATTTGAAGGAGCAGCACCCCTTGAAGTCGAAAATTTAATTAGCAAACCTATTGAAGAAGCGGTAGGTGTGGTTAAAGGGGTAAAACTTGTTCGTTCGATTTCTAGACCGGGGCAATCGGACGTGGTACTCGAATTTGATTGGGGTACAAATATGGACATCGCAAACTTAGATGTGATCAGTAAACTTGATGCCATTCAATTACCCCTTCAAGCAAAAAAGCCTGTCACCCTACGATTCGATCCTACTTTAGATCCTATCATTCGGTACGCTATTTATTATGAAGGTGCTTCGCCCGATAAAAATACACCTGTTCAACTCACTTCAGCCCAAGACATTGATGATCCGTCTACCATTGCACGGCTCAAGCAACTTCGTATTCTCTCCGATGAGTTAATAAAGAAAAACTTAGAAGCGTCGCTTGGAGTGGCTTCTGTTAAAATTAGTGGTGGTTTAGAAGATGAGATCCAAGTTAACATCGATCAACAACGCCTTGCCTACCTAAACATTCCGATAGAAAGCATTAATCAAATCCTTGCAGCAGAGAATGTTAACCTTTCTGGGGGGCGCCTTCAGGAAGGCACTCAGCAGTATTTAGTTCGTACTCTCAACGAATTCCAAGATGTGGATCAAATCCGTAATGTGGTTATCACACGCAGGGCAAATAACACCATCTATTTAAAAGATATTGCCGAAGTACGTCAAGGCTATAAAGAGCGAGAAGCCATTACACGACTTGATGGTCGTGAAGCCGTGGAGATCGCTATATACAAAGAAGGCGATGCCAATACTGTTGCCGTGGCTGAGTCTGTTGAAGAGCGCATAGAATCAATTCGCAACGACCTACCTACTGGCTACAAACTGGAGAAGATTTATGATCAATCGATCTTCATAGCCTCGGCAGTTAATGAAGTAAAAAACGCTGGAATAATTGGTGGTATACTGGCTGTTCTAGTTCTCTACTTTTTCTTGAGAAGCTTTTGGACAACGGTAATCATTTCCGTTTCAATACCTGTTTCTATTATCGCCACATTCAATTTGATGTATAGCAACGACATCACCTTGAACATTATGTCGCTTGGAGGTATTGCTCTGGGTATTGGTATGCTGGTTGATAACTCCATTGTTGTGTTGGAGAATATCGCACGGCATGTGGAAATGGGTAAATCAAAATTACAAGCCGCACGTGATGGAGCCAGTGAAGTTGGAACAGCTGTCATTGCTTCAACCCTCACAACCGTCGCAGTATTCTTCCCACTTGTATTCGTGGATGGAATTGCAGGGCAACTATTTAGGGATCAGGCTTTAACAGTTACCTTTTCATTAATCGCTTCACTGATCGTTGCGGTTACCCTTATTCCGATGATGTCGTCTCTTGGTGATAAAGACGAAGATGTTGAACCTCTCGATTTAAAAAAGCCTAAGACCGAACTAGGAAATACCCTTCGAAATGTTCGAATGAATGCCTTTTATATCGCTCCAACTCAAATCACAAAGTTGATACGAAAGCTGTTTTTAGGAATCGGTAAACTATTTGGTTTAATACTATCTCCTTTTGTATGGTTATTTGATGAATTTTATAAGCTGACTGAAAAGGTCTATTTAAAATTATTAAACAGCGCTCTTCACCATAAGGCAATTGTATTACTTATTGCAGTGGGGACGTTTGCTGGTTCCATCTTATTAGTACCAAAAATTGGAATTGAACTTATTCCTCAGTTATCACAGGGTGAGTTTAAGGTAGAGTTTAAACTGCCTCCGGGTACTCCTATCGAACAAACGGATGCGGCTTTAAAAAGTGTACAATTAGCAACACGCTCTAAAGACAATGTGAATTCTACATTTGCCGTTGCTGGGACTGGGAATCGTATGGATGCCAATCCTGATCAAGGCGGTGAAAACTGGGGGGAGTTAAATGTGCTATTGACATCTGGCTCTAACTCGGATGCTGAAGAATCCGTGATGGATGCAATGCGTTCTTCACTACAACAAGTACCTGGGCTTCAATATAAATTTGCGCGTCCTTCCCTATTCTCATTCAAAACACCTGTTGAAGTTGAAATTTCGGGCTACGACATCGATAAGCTAAAGCAAGTAAGCGATGAATTAGCTCGAAAAATGAATAAGGATGACCGATTCGCAGATGTTAAAAACACCATGGAAATGGGAAGTCCTGAGCTACAGATTTTATTTGACCGTGACCGCGCTGCAGCACTTGGACTACAAGTAAATGAAGTGGCTCAACGAATAGTAAACAACGTTCGTGGTGATATTGCAACAAGGTATTCATGGAGAGACCGTAAGATTGACGTACTAGTTCGTGCTCGAGAAGAAGACCGTTCTTCCATTCAAGAAATCAACGAACTAATTATTAACCCTAATGCAGAACGCCCTATCCCACTTAGTGCAATCGCTGAAGTGAAAGTGACCAATGGTCCCGGTGAAATACGTCGAATCAATCAACAACGAGTAGCTCTTATAACGGCTAACCTCAACTATGGTGATTTAGGCGAAGCTGCAAACACAGTTGAATCGATTATTTCAGAAACGACTATGCCAACGGGCATATTCGCTCGTGTAGCCGGTCAGAATCAGGAAATGGATGAATCATTTAAATCACTCCTGTTTGCCTTATCACTTGCCGTGTTCTTAGTGTACTTAGTAATGGCTTCTCAGTTTGAATCTTTACTCCACCCCTTTATCATCTTATTTACTATTCCACTAGCATTGGTGGGTGCAATATTAGCCTTATTCATCACAGGTACTACCATAAGTGTAGTGGTGTTTATAGGATTAATATTACTTGCCGGTATTGTGGTGAATAACGCGATTGTCCTCATCGATTTGATTAATCAATTACGTGAACGAGGATTAGATAAGTATGAAGCGATCATGGAAGGTGGTAAGTCGAGATTAAGACCTATTCTGATGACCACACTTACAACAACACTTGGGTTACTTCCTCTTGCTATTGGTTTTGGAGATGGAGCTGAACTTCGAGCCCCAATGGGTATTACTGTAATTGGCGGATTGTTAGTGTCTACCCTTCTAACTCTTGTGGTAATTCCAGTTATGTATTCTATCATGGATAGAAAGAATTATGTAACGAAGTCTGAAATCTCAAAAGGTTGA
- a CDS encoding acyl-[acyl-carrier-protein] thioesterase, with amino-acid sequence MPQTTIYSESFNIRASEADNDSDITIAAICELFQEVAGNHALQLNFDITDLHKQGLTWVLHRMDIQVKSFPKWRQKVTIETWPAAGDGLRAYRNYRILDEDQNELVVCLSYWMMINLKTRRPTRMTEEILNTRFSDRDHTQPIKSSKISKLTNADASKQIVVRKSDLDMNQHVNNARYMEWLIEALPASYNQKPTGVDIVFLRESIYGDTLTSSVQQLEKHTLHTLVNQKDEIVAQAEFYY; translated from the coding sequence GTGCCACAAACAACGATCTATTCTGAGAGCTTTAATATTCGCGCTAGCGAAGCAGATAATGATAGCGACATCACCATTGCTGCTATTTGTGAACTCTTCCAAGAAGTAGCTGGAAATCATGCCTTACAGCTAAATTTCGACATCACCGATCTACATAAACAAGGACTAACTTGGGTGCTACATCGCATGGATATCCAAGTAAAATCTTTTCCTAAATGGCGCCAAAAAGTGACTATTGAAACTTGGCCTGCTGCAGGCGATGGACTCCGAGCTTATCGTAATTATAGAATTCTAGATGAGGATCAAAATGAGTTAGTGGTATGCCTCAGTTATTGGATGATGATTAATCTCAAAACTCGTAGGCCCACAAGAATGACGGAAGAGATTCTAAATACACGATTTTCAGATCGGGATCATACTCAACCAATTAAAAGCAGCAAAATTTCCAAACTCACCAATGCGGATGCCTCAAAGCAGATTGTGGTTAGAAAGTCTGACTTAGACATGAACCAGCATGTGAACAACGCTCGTTACATGGAATGGCTTATAGAGGCCCTACCTGCTTCCTACAATCAAAAGCCAACGGGTGTCGACATCGTATTCCTTCGTGAAAGTATCTACGGCGATACCCTAACCTCTAGTGTACAGCAACTGGAAAAGCATACTTTACATACATTGGTCAACCAAAAGGATGAAATCGTAGCCCAAGCTGAGTTTTATTATTAA
- a CDS encoding efflux RND transporter permease subunit: MSLPEISIKRPITTIMIFVSLVVVGLIATRLVPLEYFPDITFPGASINFTYPNSSPEEIEERIVRPIEEAVATISGVERINSGSGEADGNVTVQFKQGTDIDLKAIELKEKIESVRNQLPDDFEYYQIFKFQDGGGNTLQLRISSERDLSNAYDLLNRNLKQRIERLDGVGQVTLYGVEKKEIRIELLADRLLQYNVDINQLSSRLNQANFSISAGKISDSGLRYNVRPIGELTTVEDFENLIIGDNNLRVKDIAQVSYSSPTRQYARHLDQKYAIGLDIVKESSANTVATVERVLKEIDVINELPEMQGIQIYEMNNQAEGILSSLRELFNAGVLGACLSIFVLYFFLRQFTSTMIVATAVPFSLIVTLGFFYFLNISLNILSMMGLMLAVGMLVDNAVVVTENIHRYQRKGLSPKDAAIFGAKEVSIAVTAGTFTSVVVFLPNVINESFIKQHMYYIGMPIMISLVSSLIISLTIIPLLSSKIKPQTKERKRTVVDRLSDHYAKFLKKFISNRWISTISIILLFLSVIIPAGFMSFDMFPDTEEREIDLAYNLNSAYSLDRVKVAVDKVEAYLYEHQEEFDIESVYTYYTPDFALSTIILVEEKEATKSVQDVKKAVEANLPTIPIGDPSFEFRSRSGNPAVRVFVQGESMDVLAELADQVEWRMSQLEGFASVKSEAELGKDEVSLKIDHERARNYGLTSQTVARSVSNAVRGQNLRRVRGENSEINVVLALQNVDKQSVEDLKELPITTDDDETVKLSSLAEFTQTKGPGRIFRENRKTALGITINLAEGTTIDDARESISQVMNQIVYPAGYAWSYGRSFSNDDEALGTMLFNIAVAFFLIYLVMAALFESLLYPTSVLACIFYGIIGILWFFLITGTTFDLMAMIGILILMGIVVNNGIVLIDHIIHLRSEGMSRTEAVVQGGKDRMRPILMTAGTTVLGLIPLCIGTTQIGGDGPPYFPMARAIVGGLTFSTIVSLIVLPSIYIILDDISLWSKRISKASAIKN, encoded by the coding sequence ATGAGTTTACCTGAGATTTCTATTAAGAGACCAATAACCACCATCATGATCTTTGTGAGTTTAGTGGTGGTTGGGCTTATAGCTACACGCTTAGTTCCGCTCGAATACTTCCCAGATATCACATTTCCTGGGGCGTCTATTAATTTTACCTACCCTAATTCTTCCCCAGAGGAAATAGAAGAACGGATTGTTCGACCTATCGAAGAAGCTGTAGCTACCATTAGTGGTGTTGAGCGGATTAATTCGGGATCTGGGGAAGCAGATGGAAATGTAACGGTCCAATTCAAGCAAGGCACCGACATCGATTTAAAAGCCATCGAGCTAAAGGAAAAAATTGAAAGCGTTCGCAATCAATTACCAGATGACTTTGAATACTACCAGATCTTCAAATTTCAAGACGGAGGTGGTAACACATTGCAGTTGCGTATCTCCAGTGAAAGAGATTTATCGAATGCTTACGACTTATTAAACCGTAACCTCAAGCAGCGTATTGAGCGTTTAGACGGGGTGGGGCAAGTAACCTTGTATGGAGTTGAGAAAAAGGAAATACGAATCGAGCTCCTAGCCGATCGTTTATTGCAATACAACGTAGATATTAACCAGTTATCTAGTAGGCTTAATCAAGCCAATTTTTCCATTTCAGCAGGTAAAATCAGTGACTCTGGACTTCGATACAATGTTCGTCCAATTGGGGAGCTCACAACCGTTGAGGATTTCGAGAATCTAATCATAGGCGATAATAATCTTCGAGTAAAAGACATTGCTCAAGTATCCTATTCCTCACCTACTCGTCAATATGCGCGCCATTTAGATCAAAAATATGCTATCGGCTTGGATATTGTTAAGGAGTCGTCGGCTAACACCGTAGCTACCGTAGAACGTGTTCTAAAGGAAATAGACGTCATAAATGAACTCCCTGAGATGCAAGGTATTCAAATTTATGAGATGAATAATCAAGCGGAAGGAATCTTAAGTTCTCTGCGTGAATTATTTAATGCGGGTGTTCTTGGGGCTTGTCTTTCCATCTTCGTACTCTATTTCTTCTTGCGACAATTTACTTCAACCATGATTGTTGCTACGGCAGTCCCCTTTTCACTTATCGTTACGTTAGGCTTCTTTTACTTCTTAAATATCTCTTTAAACATTTTATCAATGATGGGCTTAATGCTCGCAGTGGGGATGTTAGTAGATAACGCGGTTGTAGTAACGGAGAATATTCATCGATATCAACGCAAAGGTTTAAGTCCAAAAGACGCAGCTATATTTGGAGCCAAGGAAGTAAGTATAGCAGTAACTGCAGGTACATTCACGTCCGTTGTGGTGTTCCTGCCTAATGTGATTAATGAAAGCTTTATAAAGCAGCACATGTATTACATAGGAATGCCAATTATGATTTCATTGGTGTCATCCTTAATCATTTCTTTGACGATCATTCCACTTCTTTCCTCAAAAATTAAACCCCAAACAAAAGAAAGAAAGAGAACGGTTGTTGATCGATTATCTGATCACTATGCTAAGTTCTTAAAGAAATTCATCTCCAATAGATGGATTTCAACCATCAGTATAATACTGCTATTTCTAAGTGTTATTATCCCTGCTGGGTTTATGAGTTTTGACATGTTCCCCGACACGGAAGAAAGGGAAATTGATTTGGCTTATAACTTAAACAGTGCCTATTCCTTAGATCGTGTTAAAGTAGCGGTAGATAAAGTAGAAGCCTACCTCTACGAGCATCAAGAAGAATTCGATATTGAATCAGTGTATACCTACTACACACCCGATTTTGCCTTGTCTACCATTATCCTAGTGGAAGAAAAAGAGGCCACAAAATCAGTTCAGGATGTTAAAAAAGCAGTAGAAGCTAACCTTCCTACCATTCCAATTGGCGATCCCTCTTTTGAATTCAGAAGTCGGAGTGGCAACCCCGCTGTTCGAGTGTTTGTTCAGGGTGAGTCGATGGATGTTCTAGCTGAATTAGCCGATCAAGTTGAATGGCGTATGAGCCAATTAGAAGGTTTCGCATCGGTTAAATCTGAAGCAGAATTAGGCAAAGATGAGGTAAGTCTTAAAATTGATCATGAACGCGCCCGAAATTATGGACTCACATCACAAACAGTAGCACGATCGGTATCCAATGCAGTACGTGGACAAAACCTCCGAAGAGTTCGAGGTGAGAATTCAGAAATAAATGTAGTGCTTGCTCTTCAAAATGTAGACAAACAAAGTGTGGAAGACCTCAAGGAACTACCTATTACAACCGACGATGATGAAACCGTAAAGCTCTCCTCTCTTGCCGAGTTTACCCAAACCAAAGGTCCAGGCCGAATATTCCGTGAAAACAGAAAAACAGCCTTAGGCATTACCATTAATTTGGCGGAAGGCACAACCATCGATGACGCTAGAGAAAGTATTTCTCAAGTTATGAACCAAATCGTATATCCTGCGGGCTATGCTTGGAGCTATGGACGTAGTTTTAGCAACGACGATGAAGCCCTTGGCACCATGCTTTTCAATATCGCCGTGGCTTTCTTTCTAATTTACCTCGTAATGGCAGCTCTTTTCGAGTCGTTGCTCTACCCTACCAGTGTTCTCGCATGTATCTTTTACGGCATCATCGGCATCCTCTGGTTCTTTTTAATAACGGGTACTACTTTCGATCTAATGGCTATGATCGGGATCCTTATTTTAATGGGTATAGTGGTGAACAATGGAATTGTGCTCATTGATCACATCATTCATCTTAGATCTGAGGGCATGAGTAGAACAGAGGCTGTAGTTCAGGGTGGAAAAGACCGAATGCGTCCTATCTTGATGACAGCAGGAACTACCGTACTTGGGTTAATTCCCCTTTGTATAGGAACAACACAAATTGGTGGAGATGGCCCTCCCTATTTCCCAATGGCTCGTGCAATTGTTGGTGGCTTAACTTTTTCAACCATAGTTAGCCTAATCGTACTTCCTTCCATATACATTATTCTTGATGATATAAGTTTATGGTCGAAGCGAATTTCAAAAGCCTCCGCTATTAAGAATTAA
- a CDS encoding aldo/keto reductase translates to MVTKNIQGIDVPEIGFGTFKLIGKECEQAVKLALNLGYRHIDTAQAYKNEREVGQAIKAAHVKRDELFITTKIWLTNMEPDDVIKSTERSLQDLDVPYLDLLLIHWPNPDVDIEKTIEAMLSIRDQGKALNIGVSNFPMKHLKEVNEELAAPIFCNQVEYHPLLGQFELLEYAADHDLMVTAYSPLGQGEVLTNPLLIELGEKYGKSPAQIALRWLIEQEQVVVIPKASSREHMEANLDIYDFVLDDDDFYAIDELQKDRRIVTPDFAPDWDAK, encoded by the coding sequence ATGGTCACCAAGAATATTCAAGGTATCGATGTTCCCGAAATCGGCTTTGGTACATTTAAATTAATCGGGAAAGAATGTGAACAAGCCGTAAAATTAGCCTTAAACCTAGGCTACCGGCATATTGATACCGCCCAAGCGTATAAGAATGAGAGAGAAGTTGGACAAGCCATAAAGGCGGCGCATGTGAAAAGAGATGAGCTTTTTATTACTACAAAAATATGGCTTACTAATATGGAGCCAGATGATGTAATAAAATCTACAGAGCGTTCACTCCAAGATTTAGACGTACCTTATTTAGATTTACTTCTCATTCACTGGCCTAATCCAGATGTGGATATCGAAAAGACTATCGAAGCAATGCTTTCAATTCGAGATCAAGGAAAGGCTTTGAACATTGGGGTAAGTAATTTCCCTATGAAACATTTGAAAGAAGTAAATGAGGAATTGGCCGCTCCTATATTTTGCAATCAGGTAGAATACCACCCATTACTTGGACAGTTTGAATTGCTGGAGTATGCAGCCGACCACGACCTTATGGTGACTGCTTATAGTCCATTAGGACAAGGGGAAGTACTGACCAATCCACTTCTTATTGAACTAGGTGAGAAGTATGGTAAATCGCCCGCTCAAATAGCCCTACGCTGGTTAATAGAGCAAGAGCAAGTGGTGGTGATTCCAAAGGCATCTAGCCGAGAGCATATGGAAGCAAATCTTGATATATATGACTTCGTGTTGGACGATGATGATTTCTATGCCATCGATGAACTGCAAAAAGACCGAAGAATTGTAACGCCTGATTTCGCTCCTGATTGGGACGCTAAATAA